The Acidihalobacter prosperus genomic sequence CCATTCTCGGCGCCTGCAATCCGCACTACGCCCACCAGGCACTGGAAGCCGTTCCGGACATCGGCGTGCTGCTGCCCTGCAACGTCGTGGTGCGCGAGGAGGAGGACGGCCGCGTGAGCGTGGTGTTCATGGATCCCGAATCGGTGCTGGGCCTGATCGCCGATCCCGCCGTCGAGAAAGTTGGACATGAAGGGGCCGAGAAGTTGCAGCGCGTGGCCGAAGCCGTGGGCAAGGACTGAACCTTTACCTCGTCCAGGATACCCAGGAGACGCACATGAGCACAATCAATCTGAAGATCACCGGTATGACCTGCGAGCACTGCGTGCGCGCCGCCATCAAGGCGCTGGAAGGCGTGCCCGGCGTGGAAAAGGCCGAGGTCACCCTGACCCCGGGTGGTGCCGTGGTGCATGGCAAGGCCGACCCGCAACAACTGATCGCAGCGGTCAGAGAAGAAGGCTACAACGCCGAAATGCGGGGCTAGATCATGACCAATGTCCTGCTCTACACCAGCCCGGGCTGCCCGGACTGCGCCGCCGTCAAACGCTATCTCGAAGTGCGCGGGGTTGCCTTCGAGGAACGCGACGTGACCCTGCCGTGCGTGGCCGAGGAGGCCAAATCCCGCTACGGCGTGCGCGTCGCGCCAATCACTGTGATCGGCGAGAAAGTGCTATACGGCACCTTCGCCGACCAGAAACCGCGGCTCGATGCCGCACTCGGCGACTGAACGCCGCCTCATCGAGAGGAAAATGGAACTGAACAGGAAATTCATTGAACGATTTACGCTGGCCGCCACCTGCGTCGCGCTCGCTGTCCCGCCTGCCTTTGATTAGGGCATGATAGGCTCGGTCAACAACCACCCCGTGACCCCGAAATGGAGCGGTGCAACCCGGGCATCCCGACACCGCCTTCGAAGTGCGCGGCATCACCAATCCGACTCTGGTGGTGCCGGCCGGCGCGACCGCGCATCTCAATCTCGTCAACATGGACTGCGGCAACAACATGGAACACGGCGTTATTATCACCCGGGTACCGCCGCCGTATCAGCGTAACCTCAGGATGTAGTGGCCTAATGAAACCGGACACAGATATAGGCGAGAATGCTTGCCATAGAGAGGTGTCTGATGAGCAAACAACGACGTACATTTTCAACGGAGTTCAAGCGGGAAGCGGCTCTTCTGGTGCTGGATCAGGGGTATACCCTGATTGAGGCCAGCCGGTCGGTGGGGGTAGTCGACTCGGTTCTGCGCCGCTGGGTGCGGCAACTGCAGCAGGAACGTCATGGCATGACGCCAAAGAGCAAGGCGCTGACGCCCGAGCAGCAGAAGATTCAGGAGCTGGAGGCGAGGGTTCATCGCCTTGAGCGCGAGAAGGCCATTTTAAAAAATGGCTACCGCGCTCTTGATGTCGGAAAATCTCGATCCTATGCGTTGATTGACCAGTTAAGCCATCAAGAGCCCGTTGAATTGTGCTGTGCGGTGTTCGGTATTTCCCGATCCAGTTACTACGCACATCGATGCAGACGCCAGAATATTGATCTTGAGCGGATGCTTTTGCGCAGCCGGGTGAATGAGCTGTTCACGCAGAGCCGAGGCTCTGCGGGCAGCCGCAGCATCATGACAATGATGCAAGACGATGGCATTGATATTGGCCGCTTCAAGGTGCGCCGCCTGATGCAGGAACAGGGATTGATCAGTAAACAACCCGGTTCGCATGCATACAAGCAGGCGACGGTTGAGCGACTGGATATTCCCAATCGGCTGAATCGGGAATTTGCTGTATCAGCACCGAACCAGGTGTGGTGCGGCGACATCACCTACATCTGGGCTCAAGGCCGATGGCATTACCTGGCCGCCGTGCTGGATCTGCACACCCGTCGGGTGGTGGGCTGGGCATTCTCGAACAAGCCCGATGCCGCGTTGGTCATCAAGGCGCTGGAGATGGCCTATGAGCAGCGGGAGCGGCCGCAAGGGATGTTGTTTCATTCGGATCAGGGCGGGCAATACGCCAGCCGGCTATTCTGACAGCGGTTATGGCGCTACCGGATGCAACAGAGCATGAGTCGCCGTGGCAACTGCTGGGACAACGCACCAATGGAGCGGCTGTTTCGGAGCCTGAAGACAGAATGG encodes the following:
- a CDS encoding DUF302 domain-containing protein; protein product: MSKIVFSVTSPENYVTAVEHVTEALKSEGFGVLTTIDVSATLKAKLGVEHKPYAILGACNPHYAHQALEAVPDIGVLLPCNVVVREEEDGRVSVVFMDPESVLGLIADPAVEKVGHEGAEKLQRVAEAVGKD
- a CDS encoding CopZ family metallochaperone, producing MSTINLKITGMTCEHCVRAAIKALEGVPGVEKAEVTLTPGGAVVHGKADPQQLIAAVREEGYNAEMRG
- a CDS encoding glutaredoxin family protein; this translates as MTNVLLYTSPGCPDCAAVKRYLEVRGVAFEERDVTLPCVAEEAKSRYGVRVAPITVIGEKVLYGTFADQKPRLDAALGD
- a CDS encoding cupredoxin domain-containing protein, which translates into the protein MQPGHPDTAFEVRGITNPTLVVPAGATAHLNLVNMDCGNNMEHGVIITRVPPPYQRNLRM